One Flavobacterium sp. 90 DNA segment encodes these proteins:
- a CDS encoding DUF4369 domain-containing protein codes for MKKILFLLTASVAIMSCSKVKDGEYLITGTAKGIENGKTIILQGQDPTTKMTVALDTVKVENGKFEIKGKVTEPAFHALIVQGSPAPLPFILETGEITVAIDKDSIHKSKISGTYNNDEYVKFNEDLNKTQKSLVDFQKKNTQKMQAAQQAQDTATINGLMKQYMELQTEVQANSKKKYTSYAEGHPKSFITALILQSMLADPTADVKKIETIYNGLDESLKSTTPGKEIKTKIGQAKMPAVGASASPVGSAK; via the coding sequence ATGAAAAAAATACTTTTTTTACTTACCGCTTCTGTAGCGATTATGTCATGCAGCAAAGTTAAAGACGGAGAATATCTAATTACCGGAACAGCAAAAGGAATCGAAAACGGAAAAACTATCATTCTTCAAGGTCAGGATCCAACAACAAAAATGACAGTTGCTCTTGATACCGTTAAAGTTGAAAATGGAAAATTCGAAATAAAAGGAAAAGTAACTGAACCAGCATTTCACGCATTAATTGTTCAAGGTTCTCCTGCTCCTCTTCCTTTCATCTTAGAAACAGGAGAAATCACTGTTGCAATTGATAAAGATAGTATCCATAAATCTAAAATTTCTGGAACTTACAACAATGACGAGTATGTGAAATTTAATGAAGACCTTAACAAAACTCAAAAAAGTTTAGTTGATTTTCAGAAAAAAAATACTCAGAAAATGCAAGCTGCTCAACAAGCTCAAGATACTGCAACTATCAACGGTTTGATGAAACAATACATGGAACTTCAAACAGAAGTACAAGCAAATTCTAAAAAGAAATATACTTCTTACGCTGAAGGTCACCCAAAATCATTCATTACTGCTTTGATTCTTCAAAGTATGCTTGCTGATCCAACTGCTGATGTTAAGAAAATCGAAACTATCTATAATGGATTAGATGAGTCTCTAAAAAGCACAACTCCTGGAAAAGAAATCAAAACTAAAATAGGTCAAGCAAAAATGCCTGCGGTTGGTGCGTCAGCTTCTCCTGTTGGTAGCGCTAAATGA
- a CDS encoding KTSC domain-containing protein, which translates to MKKIVEYRKLLNVEKTAELKDLKTIYRNAMKESHPDKFQGDDAGLKAAEEKSKAIIEAYHFLVSINPETIKANLPEYTETIATSTITDYKFVEGRLIIDFSNGSVYEYISVPKATYVKMVNADSPGRFAKRHILNSFTWRKKTNQE; encoded by the coding sequence ATGAAAAAAATAGTTGAATACCGTAAGTTACTAAACGTAGAGAAAACTGCAGAGTTAAAAGATTTAAAAACCATCTATCGTAATGCGATGAAAGAATCTCATCCTGATAAATTTCAAGGTGATGACGCTGGTTTGAAAGCTGCAGAAGAAAAAAGTAAAGCTATTATTGAAGCTTATCACTTTTTGGTAAGTATTAATCCTGAAACGATTAAAGCAAATTTACCTGAATATACTGAGACTATCGCAACTTCTACAATTACTGATTATAAATTTGTTGAAGGTCGTTTAATTATCGATTTCTCTAACGGAAGTGTTTACGAATACATTAGTGTTCCTAAAGCTACTTACGTAAAAATGGTAAATGCTGATTCTCCTGGAAGATTCGCAAAAAGACACATTTTGAACTCTTTTACCTGGAGAAAGAAAACAAATCAAGAATAG
- a CDS encoding YchJ family metal-binding protein, translating to MENKKCFCDTGLLFENCCGLYLEDNQKAPTALALMRSRYSAYATHNADYLLETTHVSERQYYSKAEILKWATSNKWQKLEILSFTENTVEFKAYFLDSNQKPQTHYEFSTFKFENNAWYYVDGKFE from the coding sequence ATGGAGAATAAAAAATGCTTTTGTGACACCGGTTTGTTGTTTGAGAATTGCTGCGGATTATATCTTGAGGACAACCAAAAAGCACCAACAGCATTGGCTTTGATGCGTTCCAGATATTCGGCTTACGCAACTCATAATGCCGATTATCTTCTGGAAACAACTCATGTTTCGGAAAGACAATATTACTCAAAAGCTGAAATTCTAAAATGGGCGACAAGCAATAAATGGCAAAAACTTGAAATTTTAAGTTTTACTGAAAATACTGTTGAGTTCAAAGCTTATTTTTTAGATTCAAATCAAAAGCCACAAACGCATTATGAATTTTCTACTTTTAAATTTGAAAATAATGCATGGTATTATGTTGATGGAAAGTTTGAATAA
- a CDS encoding VWA domain-containing protein has protein sequence MKNEFKKGFYFKSYEAPFQSPFEKLFGIFKELITHTSGDFDEAIDWLRELDKEYKLTDENYTIDDFIEDLKKKGYIKDEVKEDGTDGFGITAKTERAIRQQALDQIFGNLKRSGSGNHKTKHAGNGDEHTGEFREFNFGDGLERISLTESLRNAQINNGVESFMLTENDLVVEETQYKAQMSTVLMIDISHSMILYGEDRITPAKKVAMALAELITTRYPKDTLDILVFGNDAWTIPIKDLPYLQVGPYHTNTVAGLQLAMDILRRKRNTNKQIFMITDGKPSCVRERDGSYYMNSNGLDEYIVDKCYTQAQQARKLHIPITTFMIANDPYLQRFVNHFTEANQGKAFYTGLKGLGEMIFEDYETNRKKRVR, from the coding sequence ATGAAAAACGAATTTAAAAAAGGTTTTTATTTTAAGTCGTACGAAGCCCCATTTCAGTCTCCGTTTGAAAAACTTTTTGGCATATTTAAAGAGTTAATTACCCATACTTCGGGTGATTTTGATGAAGCTATAGACTGGCTTCGGGAGTTAGATAAAGAATATAAACTGACCGACGAAAACTACACAATCGATGATTTTATCGAAGATTTAAAAAAGAAAGGTTACATAAAAGACGAGGTTAAAGAAGATGGAACAGATGGTTTTGGTATTACGGCTAAAACAGAACGTGCAATCAGACAACAAGCCTTAGATCAGATTTTTGGTAATTTAAAGCGTTCCGGAAGCGGAAATCACAAAACCAAACATGCCGGAAATGGCGATGAACACACAGGAGAATTCCGCGAATTTAATTTTGGAGACGGTTTAGAACGAATTTCGTTAACCGAAAGTTTACGAAATGCACAAATCAATAATGGAGTAGAAAGTTTCATGCTGACCGAAAATGATTTGGTTGTCGAAGAAACGCAATACAAAGCTCAAATGAGTACGGTTTTGATGATCGACATCAGTCATAGTATGATTTTGTATGGCGAAGACAGAATTACTCCGGCTAAAAAAGTTGCAATGGCTTTGGCGGAATTAATTACGACGCGTTATCCGAAAGATACACTTGATATTTTGGTTTTTGGAAACGATGCCTGGACAATTCCAATCAAGGATTTGCCTTATTTACAAGTTGGCCCATATCACACAAATACGGTTGCAGGACTTCAGTTGGCAATGGATATTTTACGTAGAAAACGAAATACCAACAAGCAAATTTTCATGATTACCGACGGAAAGCCAAGTTGCGTTCGTGAACGTGACGGTTCCTATTATATGAACAGCAACGGACTCGACGAATATATCGTTGACAAATGTTATACTCAGGCGCAACAAGCCAGAAAATTACACATTCCGATTACGACTTTTATGATTGCAAACGATCCGTATTTACAACGTTTTGTGAATCATTTTACCGAAGCAAATCAAGGAAAAGCATTTTATACCGGATTAAAAGGTTTGGGCGAAATGATTTTTGAAGATTATGAAACAAATAGGAAGAAACGTGTACGCTAA
- a CDS encoding AAA family ATPase produces the protein MEINTIKTLGQLKASGYKSISIKDELRNNLREKIKSGKPVFEGVHGFENTVIPELERAILSRHNINLLGLRGQAKTRLARKMVELLDEYIPFVTGSEINDDPLNPISRFAKDIIAEKGDETPISWLHRNERFFEKLATPDVTVADLIGDVDPIKAANLKLSYADDRVIHFGMIPRANRCIFVINELPDLQARIQVALFNILQEGDIQIRGFKLRMPLDMQFIFTANPEDYTNRGSIVTPLKDRIGSQILTHYPESVAVARTITEQEAKLDETQHKLVYVPSLAKDILEQISFEARDSEYIDNKSGVSARMSITAFENLMSTAERRALKAGVDKTTLRLSDFIGIIPAITGKVELVYEGEQEGAAAVAQNLIGSAIRTLFPTLLPKIEKLEKQGEKTAYSDLIEWFFAESGFELLDDASDKEYQTILDEVTPLDVLLKKYQPQLDKKDQYFMKEFILWGLVEYKKLSKDRFAQGHQFKDMYGSYISKL, from the coding sequence ATGGAAATAAATACTATAAAGACATTAGGACAATTAAAAGCCTCGGGATATAAAAGCATAAGTATCAAGGATGAATTACGAAATAATCTCCGTGAGAAAATTAAATCCGGAAAACCTGTTTTTGAAGGCGTTCATGGTTTCGAAAATACGGTAATTCCAGAATTAGAACGCGCTATTTTATCTCGTCATAACATCAATTTATTAGGACTTCGTGGTCAGGCAAAAACACGTTTAGCGCGTAAAATGGTCGAATTATTAGACGAATATATTCCGTTTGTGACGGGTTCAGAAATTAATGACGATCCGTTAAATCCAATTTCGCGTTTTGCAAAAGATATAATTGCAGAAAAAGGTGATGAAACTCCAATTTCGTGGTTGCATAGAAACGAACGTTTCTTTGAAAAATTAGCAACTCCGGATGTGACGGTTGCGGATTTAATTGGTGATGTTGACCCAATAAAAGCGGCAAATCTAAAATTATCTTATGCAGATGATCGCGTAATTCACTTTGGAATGATCCCGAGAGCGAATCGCTGTATTTTTGTAATTAACGAATTACCTGATTTACAGGCCAGAATTCAGGTTGCGTTGTTTAATATTTTGCAGGAAGGCGATATTCAAATTAGAGGATTCAAATTGAGAATGCCGCTTGATATGCAATTTATATTTACTGCAAATCCAGAAGATTATACGAATAGAGGAAGTATTGTAACGCCATTAAAAGATAGAATTGGTTCTCAAATTTTAACACATTATCCTGAAAGTGTTGCAGTTGCAAGAACAATTACTGAACAAGAAGCAAAGCTTGATGAAACGCAACATAAATTGGTTTATGTGCCAAGTTTAGCCAAAGATATATTAGAACAAATAAGTTTTGAAGCTCGTGATAGTGAATACATCGATAATAAAAGCGGAGTAAGTGCGAGAATGAGTATTACGGCTTTTGAGAATTTAATGAGTACGGCAGAACGAAGAGCTTTGAAAGCTGGAGTTGATAAAACGACTTTGCGTTTGTCTGATTTCATTGGAATTATTCCTGCGATTACCGGAAAAGTAGAATTGGTTTATGAAGGAGAGCAGGAGGGAGCCGCAGCAGTTGCACAGAATTTAATTGGTTCGGCAATCAGAACTTTATTCCCAACACTTTTACCTAAGATCGAAAAACTGGAAAAACAAGGTGAAAAAACAGCTTATTCTGATTTGATCGAATGGTTTTTTGCCGAAAGTGGTTTCGAATTATTAGACGATGCTTCGGATAAAGAATATCAGACTATTTTAGACGAAGTAACGCCATTAGATGTTTTACTGAAAAAATATCAGCCTCAATTAGATAAAAAAGACCAATATTTCATGAAAGAATTTATTCTTTGGGGATTGGTTGAATATAAAAAATTAAGCAAAGATCGTTTTGCACAAGGACATCAATTTAAAGATATGTACGGAAGTTATATTAGTAAACTTTAA
- a CDS encoding 2OG-Fe(II) oxygenase family protein, producing MENGFEDLIASYIENKVGISEHFLSAELANHLKQNLVDLNQKSLLKEAGIGNSEKVSYDGAIRSDSIYWLDKKNNNAFENEFFDQIDAFIIYLNESCYAGITGYEFHYSLYESGDFYLKHLDQFKNNPSRKYSMISYLNSNWQESDGGELMIHQENNNQKIAPTQGKTVFFKSNELVHEVLVTQNTRMSITGWLKSD from the coding sequence ATGGAAAATGGTTTCGAAGATTTGATTGCGAGTTATATTGAGAACAAAGTAGGAATATCGGAGCATTTTTTAAGCGCTGAATTAGCAAATCATTTAAAACAAAACTTAGTTGATTTAAATCAAAAGAGTTTACTGAAAGAAGCAGGAATTGGCAATTCAGAGAAAGTTTCTTATGACGGAGCGATTAGAAGCGATTCTATTTATTGGCTGGACAAAAAAAATAATAATGCATTCGAAAATGAATTCTTTGATCAGATCGATGCTTTTATTATTTATCTAAATGAAAGCTGTTACGCAGGAATTACCGGTTACGAATTCCATTATTCTTTATATGAAAGCGGAGATTTTTATCTGAAACATTTGGATCAGTTTAAAAATAATCCAAGCCGAAAATATTCGATGATTAGTTATCTTAATAGCAATTGGCAGGAAAGTGACGGAGGTGAATTGATGATTCATCAGGAAAACAACAATCAGAAAATTGCGCCTACTCAGGGAAAAACCGTTTTCTTTAAAAGTAATGAATTAGTTCATGAAGTTTTGGTTACCCAAAATACCAGAATGAGTATTACAGGTTGGCTTAAAAGTGATTAG
- a CDS encoding MarR family transcriptional regulator: MKFENPTRTALYSIEKAIKEYRKLAQKNISKVVEDITVDQGLVLIILNDNQNIAQNELANLVFKDNASITRMIELMVKKEYITRTIHPEDRRKFNLEITEKGIKTLELIQPVIKINRETALDGLSLEEIALLDKTLNKIITNCSK; the protein is encoded by the coding sequence ATGAAATTTGAAAACCCAACCAGAACTGCTTTGTATTCAATTGAAAAAGCCATAAAGGAATATCGAAAACTTGCACAAAAAAATATTAGCAAAGTTGTGGAAGACATTACTGTAGATCAGGGTTTGGTATTAATTATACTAAATGACAATCAGAATATTGCTCAAAACGAATTGGCAAATCTTGTCTTTAAAGATAATGCTTCGATTACCAGAATGATCGAATTAATGGTTAAAAAAGAATATATAACCCGAACAATTCATCCGGAAGATCGCAGAAAATTTAATCTTGAAATCACGGAAAAAGGAATAAAAACACTCGAATTAATACAACCGGTTATTAAAATTAACAGAGAAACGGCGCTTGATGGTTTATCGTTGGAAGAAATTGCATTACTTGATAAAACACTCAATAAAATAATCACTAATTGTTCAAAATAA
- a CDS encoding serine hydrolase translates to MKSSLTLIALLVFTFGYSQKELSTKLEQYMDAQFTINDFSGTVLISKKDSILFKKAYGFADYEWKVKNVIDSKFSLASVSKQFTAVAILQLAENKKLSLDDSLNKYFANFPKGDKITLKMMLSHNSGLQMDFDELYLAKTDLNKDSVYTYLAKKPLLFEPGTSTAYSNIGYYLLARIVEKVSGESYSAYLKQNLFNEAKMYNSGISSNDAIVDKMAQSYYFENNKLVKNPYINWNFNFGHDGVYSTVEDLNLWNKALFESQTLLSEESKKKMFTSYNDQNFGFGVIINPFYNQNHQLIAHDGGFLGAMTSFNKYTEDNIFITVLSNNQSRSYYIAYGLAGICFGKDVELPYKHIQTVIDTKVYDQYIGDYENIKILEKDNKLYYVDYDIELLPESPTKFFRSDNHNTTLEFVKNKKGKITQIEIKKAGIKEVKTKTKGV, encoded by the coding sequence ATGAAATCAAGCTTAACTCTAATTGCATTGTTGGTATTTACTTTTGGATATTCACAAAAAGAACTGAGTACGAAATTAGAACAATACATGGACGCGCAGTTTACTATTAATGATTTTAGCGGTACTGTGTTGATTTCTAAAAAGGATTCGATATTGTTTAAAAAAGCATATGGTTTTGCTGATTACGAATGGAAAGTTAAAAACGTAATAGATTCGAAATTCAGCTTAGCTTCGGTTTCAAAGCAATTTACGGCGGTAGCGATTCTGCAATTAGCCGAGAATAAAAAACTTTCGTTAGACGATTCCCTTAATAAATATTTTGCTAATTTTCCAAAAGGAGACAAGATAACTTTGAAGATGATGTTAAGTCATAATTCAGGTTTGCAAATGGATTTTGACGAATTGTATTTGGCTAAAACAGATCTTAATAAAGATTCGGTTTATACGTATCTGGCAAAGAAACCTTTGTTGTTTGAACCCGGAACAAGTACAGCTTATAGTAATATTGGTTATTATTTATTAGCGCGCATCGTTGAGAAAGTTTCAGGAGAATCTTATTCGGCGTATTTGAAGCAGAATTTATTCAATGAGGCAAAAATGTACAATTCGGGAATTTCGTCAAATGATGCAATCGTCGACAAAATGGCTCAATCGTATTATTTTGAGAATAATAAATTAGTAAAAAATCCATACATCAACTGGAATTTTAATTTTGGACATGACGGCGTTTATTCAACCGTAGAAGATTTAAATTTATGGAATAAAGCACTTTTTGAAAGTCAAACTTTATTATCTGAAGAATCAAAGAAAAAGATGTTTACCTCGTATAATGATCAAAATTTTGGTTTTGGAGTGATTATTAATCCTTTCTATAACCAAAATCATCAGCTTATTGCACATGATGGAGGTTTTCTGGGCGCAATGACTTCGTTTAATAAGTATACAGAAGATAATATTTTTATTACTGTTTTGTCTAATAATCAATCAAGATCTTATTATATCGCTTATGGACTTGCAGGAATTTGTTTTGGTAAAGATGTCGAACTTCCATACAAACATATTCAAACAGTGATTGATACTAAGGTTTACGATCAATATATTGGTGATTATGAAAATATCAAAATCTTAGAGAAAGACAATAAACTATATTATGTAGATTATGATATCGAATTATTGCCGGAATCTCCAACAAAGTTTTTTCGCTCGGATAATCACAATACAACTTTAGAATTTGTTAAAAATAAAAAAGGGAAAATTACACAGATCGAAATAAAAAAAGCCGGAATAAAAGAGGTGAAAACTAAAACCAAAGGAGTTTAA
- a CDS encoding DMT family transporter, with product MLFLVLSILCSVIVGVIFKITRKYNSNPTQIITFNYVFALALCYFTFSPDLTEVDANAPWNIYIAIGVLLPVVFLFLVASIKHMGIVKTDAAQRLSLFIPILAAWFIFKEEFNSYKVIGLIIGFLALLFILRKQSENLENKWIFPAVVLLGFGIIDILFKQIALYTTLPYTTSLFVVFCIALGIALLISVYEIGIKNVELQPKNILFGGLVGIFNFGNILFYLKAHKAFAENPSTVFAGMNMGVIILGSLVGLLFFKEKLSKINFLGIFLALISIVLIVISQFN from the coding sequence ATGTTATTTCTTGTTCTAAGTATTCTTTGTAGTGTAATTGTTGGTGTAATTTTTAAAATAACCCGAAAATACAATAGCAATCCAACTCAAATTATCACCTTCAATTATGTGTTTGCTTTAGCGCTTTGCTATTTTACTTTTAGTCCCGATTTAACCGAAGTTGATGCGAACGCACCTTGGAATATTTACATTGCAATTGGTGTTTTATTACCCGTGGTTTTTCTGTTTTTGGTAGCTTCTATAAAACATATGGGAATCGTAAAAACGGATGCAGCACAACGATTATCGTTATTTATTCCAATTTTAGCAGCTTGGTTTATCTTTAAGGAAGAGTTTAATTCTTATAAAGTCATTGGGCTTATAATTGGTTTTCTGGCGCTTTTATTCATCTTAAGAAAGCAATCCGAAAACTTAGAAAACAAATGGATTTTTCCTGCTGTAGTTTTATTGGGTTTTGGAATTATTGATATCCTTTTTAAGCAAATTGCATTGTATACGACTTTGCCTTATACTACGTCTTTATTTGTAGTTTTTTGTATTGCATTAGGAATTGCACTTCTAATAAGTGTTTATGAAATTGGAATTAAAAATGTAGAATTACAACCAAAAAACATTCTTTTTGGAGGTTTAGTGGGAATCTTTAATTTTGGAAATATTCTGTTTTATTTAAAAGCTCATAAGGCTTTCGCCGAAAATCCTTCTACTGTTTTTGCCGGAATGAATATGGGAGTTATAATTCTAGGAAGTTTGGTTGGTTTGCTTTTTTTCAAAGAAAAATTGTCTAAAATCAACTTTTTAGGAATCTTTTTGGCTCTAATTTCCATTGTTTTGATTGTTATTTCGCAATTTAATTAA
- a CDS encoding Glu/Leu/Phe/Val dehydrogenase: protein MSAEIIKQNPFQSMIDRFNIAANILNLDESIRQKLQRPEKQIVVNFSITLDNGTIQNFEGYRVIHNTALGPSKGGIRYDTAVNLDEVKALAAWMTWKSAVTGIPFGGAKGGIICDPRTLSKTELEKITRAYTKALADIFGPEKDVPAPDMGTGPDEMGWLMDEFSLVHGKTIHAVVTGKHLHSGGSLGRVEATGRGVSIITLLALQKLKLRPARSTVAIQGFGNVGLHSALFLFEKGLKVVAVSDVSEAFYNPEGLNIPELILYYNLNNKSIKGYPNSVAIKHEDLLLLDVDVLIPAAKEDVITQKNANDIRAKIIVEGANGPVSSDADKILHENNVLVIPDILANAGGVTVSYFEWLQNSLLESWRIHQINTRLEDILEKGFETVFRTALKHDVTPRIAAYIIALKKVAETQAVKEVALEAPKYRQN from the coding sequence ATGAGTGCAGAAATTATAAAACAGAATCCCTTTCAATCGATGATTGATCGCTTTAATATCGCGGCGAATATTCTTAATCTTGATGAGTCAATCAGGCAAAAGTTGCAACGTCCGGAAAAACAAATTGTCGTTAATTTTTCTATTACATTAGATAACGGAACAATTCAAAACTTTGAAGGATATCGCGTTATTCACAATACGGCATTAGGACCATCAAAAGGAGGAATTCGTTATGATACGGCAGTAAATCTGGATGAAGTAAAAGCTCTTGCAGCTTGGATGACCTGGAAATCTGCGGTTACAGGAATTCCTTTTGGAGGAGCAAAAGGCGGAATCATTTGTGATCCAAGAACGCTTTCTAAAACAGAATTAGAAAAAATTACAAGAGCTTATACAAAAGCTTTAGCAGATATTTTTGGACCTGAAAAAGATGTTCCTGCGCCTGATATGGGAACTGGTCCTGACGAAATGGGTTGGTTAATGGATGAATTTTCGTTAGTGCACGGCAAGACAATTCATGCCGTAGTTACCGGAAAACATTTGCATTCTGGAGGATCTTTAGGTAGAGTAGAAGCAACTGGAAGAGGCGTAAGTATTATCACATTATTGGCACTTCAAAAATTAAAACTAAGACCGGCAAGATCTACAGTTGCTATTCAGGGATTTGGAAATGTTGGTTTACATTCGGCTTTGTTTTTGTTCGAAAAAGGGCTAAAAGTGGTCGCTGTAAGTGATGTTTCTGAAGCTTTCTATAATCCTGAAGGTTTGAATATTCCGGAACTTATCTTGTATTATAATCTAAATAATAAAAGCATAAAAGGATATCCAAATTCGGTTGCTATAAAACACGAAGATTTATTGCTTTTGGATGTTGATGTCTTAATTCCTGCTGCAAAAGAAGATGTAATTACGCAAAAGAACGCTAACGATATTCGTGCAAAAATTATTGTTGAAGGTGCAAACGGTCCCGTTTCATCTGATGCTGATAAAATATTACATGAAAATAATGTTTTGGTAATTCCGGATATTTTGGCAAATGCGGGCGGAGTTACAGTTTCTTATTTTGAGTGGCTTCAAAATTCGCTTTTAGAATCATGGAGAATTCATCAGATTAATACACGTTTGGAGGATATTCTTGAAAAAGGTTTCGAAACCGTTTTTAGAACTGCACTTAAACATGATGTTACGCCGCGTATTGCCGCTTATATTATCGCTTTGAAAAAAGTAGCCGAAACTCAAGCTGTAAAAGAAGTAGCGCTTGAAGCGCCAAAATACAGACAGAATTAA
- a CDS encoding sterol desaturase family protein, whose product MEHINFLAFAMPAFFLFLFLEYTLAQRKERPEIFNYESSVSNISIGIAERLINLFIAASFYQLYYFIYNNYRIFDIPSNVFVWIGLILATDFVWYWYHRLGHEVNFFWAAHIVHHHSEEFNFTAAARITTFQAIIRTGFWCVLPFVGFHPAMVITMLIVHGAYSFFTHTQLIGRIKWLEYVFVTPSVHGIHHASDEKYLDKNYGDMFTFWDRIFGTFQEEEERPKYGLTHPLKSYSFLWQHFHYYFEIYELWKRSSGFKARWKAVFGSPAHMDQDIRPILEKRFLQDKANPHQRLRFRNYLYIQLGLSTLVLTVFTYYFDLLNVLDKVFVLSVILITLVNCGALLEQRKWMYYLEYGRIFMITTFFLYQENMFSFFFVPLAIMIFVEQLFSLGKRYQNVILQLETSE is encoded by the coding sequence ATGGAACATATTAATTTTCTTGCCTTTGCAATGCCCGCTTTTTTCCTGTTTTTATTTCTGGAATATACATTGGCACAACGAAAAGAAAGACCTGAAATTTTCAATTATGAAAGTTCTGTTTCAAATATTAGTATTGGTATTGCTGAAAGGTTAATTAACTTATTTATCGCTGCCAGTTTTTATCAGCTATATTATTTTATCTATAATAATTATCGAATTTTTGACATTCCAAGTAATGTTTTTGTTTGGATAGGATTAATACTCGCAACAGATTTTGTTTGGTATTGGTACCACAGATTGGGGCATGAAGTCAATTTTTTCTGGGCAGCACATATTGTACATCATCATAGCGAAGAATTTAATTTTACGGCAGCAGCCAGAATCACCACTTTTCAGGCAATTATCAGAACCGGATTTTGGTGTGTTTTGCCTTTTGTTGGTTTTCATCCTGCAATGGTAATTACGATGTTAATTGTTCATGGTGCATATTCCTTTTTTACACATACACAGCTTATTGGAAGAATAAAATGGCTGGAATATGTTTTTGTAACGCCTTCCGTTCATGGAATTCATCACGCTTCTGATGAGAAATATTTAGACAAAAACTACGGCGATATGTTCACTTTTTGGGATCGTATTTTTGGAACTTTCCAGGAAGAAGAAGAAAGACCAAAATATGGATTAACGCATCCGCTAAAGAGTTACAGTTTCTTATGGCAGCATTTTCATTATTACTTTGAAATTTACGAATTATGGAAACGTTCCAGTGGATTCAAAGCCAGATGGAAAGCTGTTTTTGGAAGTCCGGCACATATGGATCAGGATATTCGTCCAATATTAGAAAAGCGCTTTTTGCAGGATAAAGCAAATCCACATCAAAGGCTTAGATTCCGAAATTATCTTTATATACAATTAGGATTATCGACTTTGGTTTTAACCGTTTTTACCTATTATTTTGATCTGTTGAATGTTCTTGATAAGGTTTTTGTGCTTTCGGTTATTTTGATAACACTTGTTAATTGCGGCGCTCTATTAGAACAACGAAAATGGATGTATTATCTTGAATATGGACGCATTTTTATGATTACAACTTTCTTTTTATATCAGGAAAATATGTTCTCGTTTTTCTTTGTTCCGTTGGCGATTATGATTTTTGTAGAGCAATTATTCTCCCTCGGAAAAAGATATCAAAACGTAATCCTTCAATTAGAAACCTCTGAATAA